The genomic DNA AACAAAAAAATAAACTCCATCCGATAATCCATATTATGTTTTTCTTTCTTGCATAACCGTAATGAGTAAAAGCACGTAATGAACAAAAAGCCAGAACCGCATAAACGCCCGTATGAACAAATTTATCCAATGACCAAACATCCAGAAGTGGCAAGGACGAGCCCTCAATCGACGAAGAAATAAAAATAACAATCATCCAAACAATTAAAGGATAAAAAGACTTTGTTTTAAGCGATTCTGAAGACATGTCTGAATTCACAATTCTATTTCCATTAGAAGGGCTGACCCAACGTAATCTGGAAAGCGATCGGAGAAATGAGCTTAGCGCCCTTGGAGCTAATCGTCCGCACATCATCTGTAACGACGTCGCGCACTTTAAGCTTATTGATATTAACTAATTTATATCCAACGTCTATACGTACCGGCCCTATCAAGGTTCTAATGCGCGTTCCGATACCCGCGGCGCCGACAGGTTGAATTGGCAGTTTCTTGTCGAAGTTCTTAAAATCATATTCCGTCCATACGTTGCCGTAATCAAAAAACGCGGCTATATCCATACCGCTTATCACGTCATTCGGATTTCGTGAGATATATAAATTGTATCGAAACTCGATACTGGCCTCCATAATACTGTTGCCGCCCAAGTAGGTAAGTCTGCTCGATACTTTTCCCGAACTATCGGTAGTGAGCCTTTCTTCAATAACGCCCAATTCTTTGATGCCCCAGCCGCGGATACTGTTAGGGCCGCCGCCGTAAAATTGCTCGCTGACAGGAATGATTGTCTTATCCCCGCCAACGTAATAGGGAATATCCGAACCTACACGTGCACGCAGCGCCAACGATATTTTTTTTGATAATCCAAAATATTTTCTATTGTCTAAACTCAATTTCACATATTTAAGATCCGACGGTAAGATGAAACCTGCAAAATCACTGTTAGCATAGATGAGAAAACCCGTATTAGGATAGAAAAAGTCGTTGCTGCTGTTAAGTGTGAAGCCCAACCTTGAGTTCGTAGTAAAAAAGTTTTTATTCGTTTTGTCGCTGGCTTCCGTTCTGAGAAGCAGTTTCCGCGTAAAGGACAACGGCGTAAAGTTCATGCTTAACTGCCTGTTAAATTGACGAACAAACGTAGGCGAAACTTCGTAGCTGAGTTCATCGAATGCCTTTGTGTTGTTACGTTCGGCTGAAACTGAGAGCAGGAGATCGTTTTCAGCGTCGCGAATAAAAGGAAGTATAAATGACGGCTGACGAAACGTTATTTTTCCCTGCATATAATTTGCGAACAATATGTCGTTTACAAATCCTTTGCTCACCTGGCTTGAAACTTCGAGTTTTCTCGCTCCGCCGAAAAAATTTCTGCTTTGCCATGATACCTGCAAACCGAGAAACGGGAGATTACTCAATCCGCGGCGTTCGCTGGCCGGCAAATCTCTGAAATCGGTGGTAATACCAAAGCCGGGTTTAATGATCTTCTCTTTTCTCTCGCTCACCGACATCGTTATATTTAACGTATCAACCGGGATGCCAAGTTCATCCAAATGCATATCTTTCCCGATTAAACGATTGTCTGCATGTTGTTTTATCGAATCCAGTATGGCGGCAAGTTCCGATTTGGAAGCTATCAGCGAAGAATCAATCTGGCCGCGTTTTCTGGACAATATAGGTTTTACAGATCGAAATACACTGAGGCCGTTAATCTGGCCAACGCTCAGACCTAATTTATCCGGGTCAAACGGCTTACCTTCCTTATAACGTACCTTCAGCAGGATCACTTCGTCGTTCACTATTTTTTTTGTCGTATCCGCATTGTTATTCTGCTTTTTATAGTAATTACCGGCTATATCGGTTTTACCGAACACCGTATATCGTCCGGGAAATACTGTGTAAACTAAATTTACTTTGCGTTCCTCGGTAGATATTGTATCGATAGATTCCGATACTTCCGCTGAATAATAACCGTATTGGCCGTATATCTTTTGAATGGTCGCTTTATCAAGGTCGATATTTTCTCTGACAAAAATATTGCCTTTTTGAACGATAAGTTGCGATATGATTTTTTCCGGATCGAGATTACGCTTGGGATCAATCAGTGGAAGCGATGAAGTCACCTTAATTCTAGGATCGTCAGCAAGTACTGTCGGCTTGCCTTCGCGGATATAGATCTTAACAGAAATTTTTCTGCGGTCTTTCGACAACGTTGCTTTGTATTTCACTATCCGGGCGTCAAAATACCCTTGTTCCTCGTATAACGAGCGGATCAACCGGAGGTCTTCCGTTAATATCTCATTGACAAAGAAATAACGATTAGTGCCTATACCGGGATCCCAGAACGTCAGCGTTACAATACGTGTCAGGTTATTGACAAACCACGAGCCGGCTTTACCAAAAAATCCAAGGTCGCGATCTTCTTCTTCTCCAACTTTTAAGGATAGGTTTAATGTGGCTTCATCAAAAACATTTAGACCGGTTGATTCACCCTTATCGTCCAGTCCGGTGAACTCATATTCTTTACCGGATACAAAAACACTATCCTCAAAAACCGGCAAGGAATCAATCAAAGCTCCGGAAGAATCTACGTACACGGAACGAAATCGTGTCCGGGTTTCTTCGAATTGACCTAAGACATTTGAATTGAAATTTAAAAAGAGCATCACCGCAAAAAATAACCCGGAAGCCCAATGTCGAATGGAAAAACGCATGGATGGGAATAGATTACTATGATTTCTTTTCAGGAGGATAGTTGTGTTGTAGTTTTTCAACAGACAAACCGCTTAATAGTTTTTCATCAACTTCAATCTCATCAACAATTCCGATTACAGCCGCTTCAATGGATAGTTCGTTCGGTTCATCGGTGATCGCGCGCCTCGCCGCATGCCCGTATGAACAAATAACTAATTCACCGATACCGGCGCCCAGCGTGTCGGCAACCACTACCACGTTGGTATTAGGCGCTTTGTCAATATTGACCGGATGAACCATAAGAAACCGGAGCGATTTGACATTGTCCA from bacterium includes the following:
- a CDS encoding BamA/TamA family outer membrane protein — its product is MRFSIRHWASGLFFAVMLFLNFNSNVLGQFEETRTRFRSVYVDSSGALIDSLPVFEDSVFVSGKEYEFTGLDDKGESTGLNVFDEATLNLSLKVGEEEDRDLGFFGKAGSWFVNNLTRIVTLTFWDPGIGTNRYFFVNEILTEDLRLIRSLYEEQGYFDARIVKYKATLSKDRRKISVKIYIREGKPTVLADDPRIKVTSSLPLIDPKRNLDPEKIISQLIVQKGNIFVRENIDLDKATIQKIYGQYGYYSAEVSESIDTISTEERKVNLVYTVFPGRYTVFGKTDIAGNYYKKQNNNADTTKKIVNDEVILLKVRYKEGKPFDPDKLGLSVGQINGLSVFRSVKPILSRKRGQIDSSLIASKSELAAILDSIKQHADNRLIGKDMHLDELGIPVDTLNITMSVSERKEKIIKPGFGITTDFRDLPASERRGLSNLPFLGLQVSWQSRNFFGGARKLEVSSQVSKGFVNDILFANYMQGKITFRQPSFILPFIRDAENDLLLSVSAERNNTKAFDELSYEVSPTFVRQFNRQLSMNFTPLSFTRKLLLRTEASDKTNKNFFTTNSRLGFTLNSSNDFFYPNTGFLIYANSDFAGFILPSDLKYVKLSLDNRKYFGLSKKISLALRARVGSDIPYYVGGDKTIIPVSEQFYGGGPNSIRGWGIKELGVIEERLTTDSSGKVSSRLTYLGGNSIMEASIEFRYNLYISRNPNDVISGMDIAAFFDYGNVWTEYDFKNFDKKLPIQPVGAAGIGTRIRTLIGPVRIDVGYKLVNINKLKVRDVVTDDVRTISSKGAKLISPIAFQITLGQPF
- a CDS encoding ethanolamine utilization protein EutN; protein product: MFIGRVVGTVWATKKVDNVKSLRFLMVHPVNIDKAPNTNVVVVADTLGAGIGELVICSYGHAARRAITDEPNELSIEAAVIGIVDEIEVDEKLLSGLSVEKLQHNYPPEKKS